A single window of Salminus brasiliensis chromosome 18, fSalBra1.hap2, whole genome shotgun sequence DNA harbors:
- the fam53c gene encoding protein FAM53C, whose protein sequence is MPESSYWQLCPSSKSGLQGVLSSSFPPGPVPLGPSAAHLPEGDTLNRPLAPSTSVTDLSFPGPPPPPPPPPKRHCRSLSVPEDLSRCRYTWRPSASKVWTPVNRRCHSGGGAGGPCPLRAPSSSLNSSLHSSSSPTFFSLALSPDSPLPWSFPWDPSDTAGGGACCCFFPSPSSCSSSPSPLHPPHPPQRRFSLSPVLIREAAAHFLPPPQVPPQPTTHPPAVPASPSSACSTPSSLRRALPPQLPRCHSQPCDLLLLKPGLKRRRDPDRPCARPVLDFAKMTQTRSTDPLSCLERGRLACGGDVCMGLEPFFGDFRGSCSPAEGLGRTSIGPLSESDEEEEEDREEADSARDGGQQSVFERDCTELDITLIEEN, encoded by the exons ATGCCTG AGAGCAGTTATTGGCAGCTCTGCCCTTCCTCAAAGTCTGGCCTGCAGGGCGTGCTGAGCTCCAGCTTCCCCCCCGGCCCTGTGCCTCTTGGACCTTCTGCTGCCCACCTGCCGGAGGGGGACACCCTGAATCGCCCACTTGCCCCAAGCACCTCTGTGACGGACCTGTCTTTTCCCGggccaccccctccccccccgcCACCCCCAAAACGCCACTGTCGTTCGCTGTCTGTACCGGAGGACCTCTCACGCTGCCGGTACACCTGGCGGCCAAGTGCCTCCAAGGTCTGGACACCAGTGAACCGTCGATGCCACAGTGGAGGGGGCGCGGGGGGGCCATGTCCGCTGCGTGCCCCCAGTTCCTCTCTCAATTCGTCTCTGCATTCTTCCTCCAGTCCTACCTTCTTCAGCTTAGCCCTTTCCCCAGATTCCCCACTGCCTTGGAGTTTCCCTTGGGACCCGAGTGACACTGCCGGAGGCGGTGCGTGTTGCTGCTTTTTCCCTTCACCTTCCTCATGCTCTTCCTCACCTTCTCCTCTTCACCCTCCTCACCCTCCACAGCGTCgcttctcactctctcctgtGCTCATCCGTGAAGCTGCTGCACACTTCCTTCCGCCTCCCCAGGTGCCCCCACAGCCAACAACCCATCCTCCGGCAGTGCCCGCCTCACCGTCGTCTGCGTGCAGCACTCCATCTTCACTGCGCCGCGCGCTTCCTCCTCAGCTTCCACGCTGTCACTCTCAGCCATGTGACCTACTCCTGCTCAAACCTGGTCTGAAGCGCCGAAGGGATCCAGACAGACCATGTGCACGGCCTGTGCTAGACTTCGCAAAAATGACACAG ACCCGAAGCACGGATCCCCTAAGTTGTTTGGAGCGTGGTAGACTTGCCTGTGGAGGGGACGTCTGCATGGGCCTTGAGCCTTTTTTTGGAGACTTTAGAGGGTCATGTTCACCCGCTGAAGGCTTGGGAAGGACGAGTATTGGACCACTGAGTGAaagtgatgaggaggaggaggaggacagagAGGAAGCAGACTCTGCACGTGATGGGGGACAACAAAGTGT